The following DNA comes from Allobranchiibius huperziae.
GACCTGGCCGTCGGCGACGTTCGTGGCGTCCCACCGGCCGCCGAGCCCGACCTCGACGATGGCGACGTCGACGGGCGCGTCGGCGAACGCGGCGTACGCCATCACCACCAGCAGCTCGAAGTACGTCGTGCGCGGCTCGCCGACCTCGGCCGCCCGCTGGTCGACCAGCCGCACGTACGGCAGCACGTCGTCGTACGTCGCGACGAAGCGTTCGGGGTCGATCGGTTTGCCGTTCAACGCGATCCGCTCGCGGATGTCGTGCAGGTGCGGTGAGGTGAACCGCCCCGTCGACAGGCCCATCTCGCGCAGGATGCGCTCGATGAAGCGCGTCGTGCTCGTCTTGCCGTTGGTGCCGGTCAGGTGGATCACCGGGAAGGTGCGCTGCGGCTCGCCCAGCAGCTCCATGACCTGCACGACGCGCTGCAGCGACGGCTCCGGCGTGCTCTCGGGGGTGCGGGCCAGGATCTCCCTCTCGACCTCGTGCAGCCGCTTGCGCAACTCCAACTGGGCCTCGGCCTCGCGCGCCGCTGCGTCGGGACGCCCGCTGCTCATACGTCCTCCTTCAGCACGCGGCGCACCCAGATGCTGTCCGGCACACCGGAACCCGCTGTCTCCCGCTCGTAGAACTCGAAACCGAAGTGCGCGTAGAAGCCCGCGGCGTTCTCGTTGCCGTCCAGGTAGGACAGGACCATGCTCTTCCATCCGTCGTCGGTCGCACGGCTGATCGCCGTGCGCAGCAGCCGCGAACCCACGCCGCTGCCCTGGTGCTCGGGGAGCACGTAGAGCTTCCAGAGGGCGATCTCGTCGCCGAGGGGCCCGACCACGGACACCCCGATGATCTGATCCCCGACCGCGGCGACCGTCGCCCGACCGGACCGGATGGCCGGGATGGTGGCGTCCGCGGTCCACCACTTCGCCAGGCCCATCGCCACGTAGTCGTCGCCCGCGATGGGGCCGTACGTGCTGGGCCAGGTCTGCCGTCCCACCTCGATGACCCCGAGAAGATCGTCCCCGACCGCCTCGCGGATCCGGACGCGCTGCGACACCTCCGCCGCGGTCATCGCGGACCTCCCGGTCGGCTCGGCACACTGACGGCGATGGTGACCTTCTTGCCGTCCCCGAGCTGTACGACGGTCCCGCCGGGCAGCTCGTGCCCCGCGCCGGCGGCACCGAACTGCACGGCCAGGGTCTCGCCCATGATCAGCGACTGGTGGGCGACCACGGCCTGCCACACGTCGTCGTCACCGGCGACCGACAGGCTGATCCGGTCGCTCACGTCCAGGCCCGCCTCACGGCGTTCCTGCTGCACTGCGCGGATCACGTCGCGGGCCAGCCCTTCCGCGCGCAGCTCGTCGGTCACCGCGGTGTCGAGCACGATGAAGCCACTACCTGGTAGCCCGGAGAGCATGGCCGGCACCTGGGTGGATGCCGCGTCGCCGGACACGACCGTCTCCAGGGTGTACTCACCCTCGAGCAGGGCGAGGCCGCCACTGGTCACGGAGCCGTCCTCGGCCACCGACCAGTCGCCGGACTTGCTGCCCTTGATGGCCTGCTGCACGGCCCGGCCGAGACGCGGACCAGCGGCTCGGGCGTTCACCGAGAGTCGCTGCGTGACGCCGTACTCCTCCTGGGTGGCGTCCGCCAGGTCGGCGAGCCGCACCTCGCGCACGTTGACCTCGTCGGCGATGACCCCGGTGAAATCGGCCAGCGCCTCCGGGTTGGGCACGACGACAGTGACGCTCGGCAGCGGCAGCCGGACGCGCAGCTGGTGGGCCTTGCGCAGGCTGGAGGTGGTCGAGCAGATCGCTCGCGCCCGGTCCATCGCCTCGACCAGCGCTTCGTCCCGGGGCAGGTCGTCCGCGGTCGGCCAGTCGGTCAGGTGCACCGACCGGCCACCGGTGAGCCCGCGCCAGATCTGCTCGGCCTCGAAGGGCAGCAGCGGCGCCGCGACCCGGGTCAGCACCTCCAGCGCGGTGTAGAGCGTGTCGAACGCCGCGTGCGTGGCCTCGGAACCTCGGGCCTCCGAGTCCCAGAAACGCTCCCGGGACCGGCGGATGTACCAGTTGGTGAGGACGTCGAGGAAGCCGCCGACGCTGTCGCAGGCTCCCGCGATGTCGTAGACGTCGAGCTGGGCCTGGGTCGTGTCGACCAGGTCGCGCAGCTTGGCCAGCAGGTAGCGGTCCAGCACGTCGGTGCTGGCGGTCGACCACTTCGCCTCGTAGCCGGCCGCATTCGCGTAGAGGCTGAAGAAGTACCAGCTGCTCCACAGCGGCATCATCACCTGGCGCACACCGTCGCGGATGCCCTGCTCGGTCACGACCAGGTTGCCGCCGCGCAGGATCGGGCTGGCCATGAGGAACCAGCGCATCGCGTCGGCGCCGTCGCGGTCGAAGACCTCGGACACGTCGGGGTAGTTGCCGATCGACTTCGACATCTTGGCGCCGTCGGAGCCGAGGACGATGCCATGGCAGATGACCGACTTGAACGCCGGCCGGTCGAAGAGCCCGGTCGCCAGCACGTGCAACGTGTAGAACCAGCCGCGGGTCTGGCCGATGTACTCCACGATGAAGTCGCCGGGGAAGTGGTGCTCGAACCACTCGGCGTTCTCGAACGGGTAGTGCACCTGGCCGTAGGGCATCGACCCGGAGTCGAACCACACGTCCAGCACGTCGCTCACCCGGCGCATCGTCGAATTCCCGCTGGGGTCATCGGGATTGGGCCTGGTCAGCTCGTCGATGTACGGGCGGTGCAGGTCCGGCACGCGCTCACCGGTGGTCGGGTCGATCCGCCCCGGCAGCACGCCGAAGTCGCGCTCGAGCTCCTCGAACGATCCGTAGACGTCGATGCGCGGGTGCGCCGGGTCGTCGGACTTCCACACCGGCACCGGACTGCCCCAGAAGCGGTTTCGGGTGATCGACCAGTCGCGCGCGCCCTCCAGCCACTTGCCGAACTGGCCGTCCCGCACGCCGCCGGGCACCCAGGTGATCTCCTGGTTGTGCGCGAGCATCCGCTCCTTGATCGCGGTGACCTGCACGAACCAGGACGACACCGCCATGTAGATGAGCGGGTTGCGGCAGCGCCAGCAGTGCGGGTAGCTGTGGTCGTAGGTCTCACGGCGCAGCAGCACCGTGCCGGGGGTGACCCGGCCGTGCTCGTCCGCCCCACGGGTCGCGGCCTTGAGGTCGTCGATGATGTGGGAGTTGGCGTCGAAGACCTGCATGCCCTCGTACTCGTCGACCGGCGCGGTGAAGCGACCGTCGGGGCCGACCGGGATCACCGGCTGCATGCCCTCGCGGTCGGTGACGAGCATGTCCTCCTCACCGAATGCGCCCGCGCTGTGCACGAGCCCGGTGCCGTCCTCGGTGGTGACGAAGTCGGCCTCGACGACCCGGAAGGCGTTCTCGTGGCCCAGGTAGTAGCCGAAGGGCGGGGTGTAGGTGCGCCCGAGCAGGTCGGCGCCGGTCAGTCGCTGCACGACGTGGGACTCCCAGTCGGCGTCCGAGGCGCCGAACAGATCCTTGGCGTACGACGCCGCGCGGGCCGCCGCGAGGATGTAGCGCTCGGTGGTGCCGGTGACATCGGACTCCAGCACGACATAGTCGATGTCCGGGCGCACCATGATCGCCAGGTTGGACGGCAGCGTCCACGGCGTCGTGGTCCAGATGAGGGCCAACTCCCCTGTCTCCAGACGCAACCCGACAGTGACGGCCGGGTCCTGGCGCATCTGGTAGACGTCGTCGTCCATCCGCAGCTCGTGGTTGGACAGCGGCGTCTCGTCGTTCCAGCAGTAGGGCAGCACGCGGAAGCCCTCGTAGATGAGGCCCTTGTCGTAGAGCGTCTTGAACGCCCAGGTGACCGACTCCATGTACTGCGGGTTGAGGGTCTTGTAGTCGTTCTCGAAGTCCACCCACCGGCCCATCCGGTGCACGTAGGACTCCCACTCCCCCGTGTAGCGCAGCACCGAGGCGCGCGCCGCGTCGTTGAACTTCTCGACGCCCATGTCGAGGATCTCGTCCTTGGTCTTCAGGCCGAGCTGCTTCATCGCCTCCAGCTCCGCCGGGAGCCCGTGGGTGTCCCAGCCGAAGCGTCGTTCGACCCGCTTCCCGCGCATCGTCTGGTAGCGCGGGATGAGGTCCTTGACGTAGCCGGTCAGCAGGTGGCCGTAGTGCGGCAGACCGTTGGCGAAGGGCGGGCCGTCGTAGAAGACGAACTCGTTGCTGCCGTCCTGGCCGGCATCGCGCTGCTGCACGGAGGCCTGGAAGGTGTCGTCCTTCGCCCAGTAGTCCAGCACCGCGCCCTCGATGGCCGGGAAGTCCGGGCTGGGTGCGACGCCTGAGCCGGTCGTCGCGGGGGTGCCGTCGGCGGTGGGATCGACCTTCGGGTAGGTCATGCGGGTGCGTCCTTCGGTCTGCGAATCGTCCTCTGCGCTGCCCGAGGACGACGTACGCCGGTCTGTCACCGGCGACACCGCGGTACCACCCCGCTTGCCGCACGTCTTCCGCGCTGAACGCGAACGGCGTGCGGCCGCTTGTTCCTGAGCTGTGACGGGCTCGTCCCGTCCGGGTCTACTGGGCGCCGTCGACGCTGTTCTTCCGGAAGCTCGCCGCTGATGACGGCTCGAACGCTGTGTGAACCAGTGTACGGCGTCTGCGCGGGGTCGCCCTCGCGCGGCGCACGGGCGATCCGAGGGACGGTTCTCGACGCAGTGGGGGTTCTGCGTTCTCGGCCAGTGCTGCAGTCCTGGCCGAGAACGCAAACCGACCACCTCGACCCGCACGTCCGGCGGGTCTACTCAGTCCGGCGCGACCGCGACCGCACAGCGCGCGACCGCATCCAGGCTGAAGTCACCGGTCGGCGAGCCCAGTTCGCGGAACAGCTGCGAGCGCACCGCGGCACGGTGCTGTTCGGACAGGCCGACGCAGTAGGCGCCGGCGGGCCCGACACCCGCGAGGAAGCCGGACCACAGGTCGTCGAAGTCGTCGTACGCCGCGCTCACGGTCAGCGTGCTCTCGGGCAGCACCGCCCACCCGCCCGCAGCGAACAGATCATCGATCTCGCCCGCCTGCCCGAAACGCAGGTGGCGCGACTCGTCGGGCGCCGCTGGATCGACCGCGAGCGCGGCATCCCAGAAGGCCCGCAGCATCTGCATGCCTCCCGCGGCGTCCCAGACACATACCGCCGCCCGTCCCTGCGGCCGCAGCACCCGTCGGAACTGCGCGAGCGCGCGTTGCGGATCGCCCACGAAATGCAGTACCAACTGCGCGAGGACAACGTCGACGGACGCGTCGTCGAATGGGATGTCCTCGGCGGACCCGGGACGGACGTCGACACCGGGGTAGCGGGCCGAGCACTCCTGCACGAACGGGGCGGAGGGGTCGCACGCCATCACCGAGCGGACGCCGAGCCGCTTCACGAGTTCGCCGGTCAATGCACCGGGGCCGCAGCCCACGTCGAGCACCGTCAGACCCGCGTTCACGTCGGCGGCGTCCGCGACCAGCGTGGCGAGCGGCCTGGAGTAGCGGCCCATGAAGGAGTCGTAATCACTGCCGGGGATCTGGAAGCCCCAGCCGCCGTCGACCGGCCCTTGGGGCGATGGTGGAGTCTGCATGCCGCCGTCCTCACCGCGGTGGTCACCGCTCGCCTCGAGCGGGGAATCCCATGATGCACCCGGACTGCGCTGTGCTGCGCTCATACTCGGTCCATGAGGCGCGGGGCGGGTGCGGCGGCAGCCGCGGCGGTCGCCGCCGTCGCCCTCACCGGGTGCAGCGTCAGCTTCCACGTCGGTGGCACCCGCTCCGGCACGGCCCGGGCCCCGGTCCCGCCGTCGATCGTGCACGACGGTCGCGTCTCGCTCGACTTCCGCCAGACGCCGACCCGTGCCGCCTTCGGGTTGCCAGCCGACCAGAGCTGGCGCGGGTACGAGGCCCGGTACAAACACACCTACGCCCTGTCGATCACCCTTCCCGGGGGCGTGCTGCGGCTACCCGCCCACTCGATCGACGGTGACACCGACGACGCGGGCGGTGCCGTCGACACCGACCACAGCCACCGGCCGAAGTACTTTACGGTCGACGTGCTCTACCCCTCCGAGGACGCGGCGGACACGGCCCTGGCCCAACAGTCGGCGCTGCTCGGCATCTCTCACCGCCCGTCCGCCTCGGACGCGCTGGTCGACGGATCGCCGTCGCGCGATCTCTTCGTCGAGGTGCAGCGCCAGTCGAGCCTGTCCGCCACGCTGTCGGCTCCCGGAGAGCGCTACTA
Coding sequences within:
- a CDS encoding GNAT family N-acetyltransferase → MTAAEVSQRVRIREAVGDDLLGVIEVGRQTWPSTYGPIAGDDYVAMGLAKWWTADATIPAIRSGRATVAAVGDQIIGVSVVGPLGDEIALWKLYVLPEHQGSGVGSRLLRTAISRATDDGWKSMVLSYLDGNENAAGFYAHFGFEFYERETAGSGVPDSIWVRRVLKEDV
- the ileS gene encoding isoleucine--tRNA ligase, giving the protein MTYPKVDPTADGTPATTGSGVAPSPDFPAIEGAVLDYWAKDDTFQASVQQRDAGQDGSNEFVFYDGPPFANGLPHYGHLLTGYVKDLIPRYQTMRGKRVERRFGWDTHGLPAELEAMKQLGLKTKDEILDMGVEKFNDAARASVLRYTGEWESYVHRMGRWVDFENDYKTLNPQYMESVTWAFKTLYDKGLIYEGFRVLPYCWNDETPLSNHELRMDDDVYQMRQDPAVTVGLRLETGELALIWTTTPWTLPSNLAIMVRPDIDYVVLESDVTGTTERYILAAARAASYAKDLFGASDADWESHVVQRLTGADLLGRTYTPPFGYYLGHENAFRVVEADFVTTEDGTGLVHSAGAFGEEDMLVTDREGMQPVIPVGPDGRFTAPVDEYEGMQVFDANSHIIDDLKAATRGADEHGRVTPGTVLLRRETYDHSYPHCWRCRNPLIYMAVSSWFVQVTAIKERMLAHNQEITWVPGGVRDGQFGKWLEGARDWSITRNRFWGSPVPVWKSDDPAHPRIDVYGSFEELERDFGVLPGRIDPTTGERVPDLHRPYIDELTRPNPDDPSGNSTMRRVSDVLDVWFDSGSMPYGQVHYPFENAEWFEHHFPGDFIVEYIGQTRGWFYTLHVLATGLFDRPAFKSVICHGIVLGSDGAKMSKSIGNYPDVSEVFDRDGADAMRWFLMASPILRGGNLVVTEQGIRDGVRQVMMPLWSSWYFFSLYANAAGYEAKWSTASTDVLDRYLLAKLRDLVDTTQAQLDVYDIAGACDSVGGFLDVLTNWYIRRSRERFWDSEARGSEATHAAFDTLYTALEVLTRVAAPLLPFEAEQIWRGLTGGRSVHLTDWPTADDLPRDEALVEAMDRARAICSTTSSLRKAHQLRVRLPLPSVTVVVPNPEALADFTGVIADEVNVREVRLADLADATQEEYGVTQRLSVNARAAGPRLGRAVQQAIKGSKSGDWSVAEDGSVTSGGLALLEGEYTLETVVSGDAASTQVPAMLSGLPGSGFIVLDTAVTDELRAEGLARDVIRAVQQERREAGLDVSDRISLSVAGDDDVWQAVVAHQSLIMGETLAVQFGAAGAGHELPGGTVVQLGDGKKVTIAVSVPSRPGGPR
- a CDS encoding class I SAM-dependent methyltransferase; amino-acid sequence: MSAAQRSPGASWDSPLEASGDHRGEDGGMQTPPSPQGPVDGGWGFQIPGSDYDSFMGRYSRPLATLVADAADVNAGLTVLDVGCGPGALTGELVKRLGVRSVMACDPSAPFVQECSARYPGVDVRPGSAEDIPFDDASVDVVLAQLVLHFVGDPQRALAQFRRVLRPQGRAAVCVWDAAGGMQMLRAFWDAALAVDPAAPDESRHLRFGQAGEIDDLFAAGGWAVLPESTLTVSAAYDDFDDLWSGFLAGVGPAGAYCVGLSEQHRAAVRSQLFRELGSPTGDFSLDAVARCAVAVAPD